The following proteins are encoded in a genomic region of Dasypus novemcinctus isolate mDasNov1 chromosome 21, mDasNov1.1.hap2, whole genome shotgun sequence:
- the MEIOC gene encoding meiosis-specific coiled-coil domain-containing protein MEIOC: protein MEPKVAFRGGANRCWNLSADAGSRLTDVFNSGMLTGSTSFYDGYKSQSDDNVDLRQTYTPLSTSTEYSSSVDSSLFYAPWSTYGDDIKQPSNSQINVKNRIQTERNDYGSETDLYGLVSNILEEQDKSQTYFAEGTCSSNLKSVWPMNTSRFADHHDLLTETKRPIDTAISQQAFYSGESVSAVEKQYLHNSNLAPQQKIDELYHGFTGLDLEEQWMYPSRSDHSNCYNIQTNETAKTTFQEYPFIKNCFTPQSGLSDIMKESGVDTYPYGREKICAKGFEAPLQQKRAEMFLSQFNRYNENADYCRYPEYAHPNKAKLNKCSNFSVQDSKKLVNGTPETPTVEADTYTKLFQVKPTSQKKMEETIPDQQNFTFPKTTPHLTEKQFAKEAVFTADFGLKSEYGLKPHTACPANNDFANVTEKQQFAKPDPPNSEYFKSVSLLSNAATSSGGINLNRPTWMNVQTKSNTPIPYRNQGNLMKLNSHLSTASKGSNHSSDFPQLSSTNLTPNSNLFQKYCLENPSAFSSFDFSYSGAERIQSVNHMEGLTKTGEENLFESVTDKKIKQPNGFCDNYSAQHYGIIENVNKHNFQAKPQSGHYDPEEGPKHLDALSQNTYQDLLESQGHFNSHRQGSGDNNINSRVNRTQASCFSNNYMMGDLRHNQSFQQLGSNGFPLRSTLPFGHSIVPLLDSYDLFSYDDLSHLYPYFNDTMYGDNSFSGFVPTFGFQRPIKTRSGPASELHIRLEECYEQWRALEKERKKTELALAKNYPGKKVSSTNNTPIPRLTSNPSRVDRLIVDELREQARVVTLLGKMERLRSSPLHANISTALDRHLESIHIVQSRRKDEIVNASNRQRQGVPRCQDDRDVFALASAIKEMCVATRKARTTLWCALQMTLPKTVSTAGQADVEKALQDIVNCEDKVHESINSSNPMNQRGEVNKH, encoded by the exons ATGGAG CCGAAAGTAGCGTTCCGCGGAGGTGCCAATCGCTGCTGGAACCTCAGCGCCGACGCCGGCAGCAGGTTAACAGATGTGTTCAACAGCGGGATGTTGACCGGCTCCACTTCCTTCTATGATGGCTACAAATCGCAG AGTGATGACAACGTAGACCTAAGGCAGACCTATACTCCACTTTCTACATCAACAGAATATTCAAGTTCTGTAGATTCTTCACTTTTCTATGCACCATGGTCTACTTATGGAGATGATATTAAACAACCTTCTAATTCTCAGATCAATGTAAAGAACag gattcaaactgaaagaaaTGACTATGGCAGTGAAACAGACTTATATGGACTTGTATCTAACATTTTGGAAGAACAAGATAAGTCACAGACGTATTTTGCCGAGGG GACCTGCTCCTCCAATTTAAAGTCAGTTTGGCCAATGAACACAAGCAGATTTGCAGATCACCATGACCTCTTAACAGAAACCAAAAGGCCAATAGATACAGCCATCTCTCAGCAAGCTTTTTATAGTGGTGAATCTGTGTCAGCAGTGGAAAAGCAATACCTGCATAATAGTAATCTCGCaccacaacaaaaaatagatgaaCTTTATCATGGATTTACTGGTTTAGACCTCGAAGAACAATGGATGTACCCTTCACGAAGTGATCATTCTAACTGCTATAATATTCAGACAAATGAAACAGCTAAGACAACATTCCAGGAATATCCATTTATCAAAAACTGTTTTACGCCTCAGTCTGGTCTGTCTGACATCATGAAAGAATCAGGAGTTGATACTTACCCTTATGGGAGAGAGAAAATATGTGCTAAAGGTTTTGAAGCACCATTACAACAAAAAAGGGCAGAGATGTTCCTTTCCCAATTTAATAGATACAATGAAAATGCAGACTACTGTAGATACCCAGAATATGCTCATCCTAATAAGGCTAAGCTTAATAAGTGTTCAAATTTTAGTGTCCAAGACAGTAAAAAATTAGTCAATGGCACACCTGAAACACCAACTGTAGAAGCAGACACCTACACAAAGTTATTTCAGGTTAAACCAAcaagtcagaaaaaaatggaggagACAATACCTGACCAGCAGAATTTCACATTTCCAAAAACTACACCACATCTTACAGAAAAGCAGTTTGCAAAGGAAGCAGTGTTtactgctgattttggcttaaaATCAGAGTATGGACTAAAACCTCACACTGCTTGTCCAGCTAATAATGATTTTGCTAATGTCACAGAAAAGCAGCAGTTTGCTAAGCCTGATCCCCCAAATTCTGAGTATTTTAAATCAGTGAGTTTGTTATCCAATGCAGCAACATCTTCAGGAGGTATTAACTTAAACAGACCAACTTGGATGAATGTTCAAACAAAAAGTAACACTCCTATTCCTTATCGAAATCAAGGTAACTTGATGAAATTAAATAGTCATTTAAGTACAGCTTCAAAAGGTTCTAACCATTCTTCAGATTTCCCCCAACTATCATCCACAAATTTAACCCCAAATAGCaacttatttcaaaaatattgcCTAGAAAACCCTTCAGCATTTTCTAGTTTTGATTTCAGTTACAGTGGTGCAGAAAGAATTCAATCTGTCAATCACATGGAAGGACTGACAAAGACTGGAGAAGAAAATCTCTTTGAATCAGTTactgataaaaaaataaagcagccaAATGGATTTTGTGATAACTATTCAGCCCAGCACTATGGGATCATTGAAAATGTGAACAAACATAATTTTCAAGCTAAGCCCCAAAGTGGACATTATGATCCTGAGGAAGGTCCAAAGCATTTGGATGCCTTGTCTCAAAATACATACCAAGATCTGTTGGAGTCACAGGGTCATTTTAATAGCCACAGACAGGGAAGTGGAGACAACAATATTAATAGTCGTGTGAATCGCACACAGGCATCGTGTTTTTCTAATAATTATATGATGGGAGATTTAAGGCATAATCAGAGTTTTCAACAACTTGGTTCAAATGGGTTTCCCCTAAGATCTACCCTCCCATTTGGCCATTCTATTGTTCCACTTTTGGATTCCTATGATTTGTTTTCTTATGATGACTTAAGCCATTTATATCCTTATTTTAATGATACGATGTATGGTGATAATTCCTTTTCTGGTTTTGTGCCAACTTTTGGATTTCAAAGACCAATTAAAACCCGTAGTGGACCAGCCAGTGAACTTCATATTCGTCTAGAAGAGTGCTATGAACAGTGGAGAGCATtagaaaaggagaggaaaaag ACTGAATTGGCCCTTGCCAAGAATTACCCAGGAAAAAAAGTATCAAGTACTAACAATACTCCAATTCCAAGGCTGACATCCAACCCCTCTAGAGTTGATCGCTTAATTGTGGATGAACTTCGAGAACAAGCCAGA GTTGTGACTTTACTAGGCAAAATGGAACGTCTTCGAAGCTCTCCCCTTCATGCCAATATCTCTACTGCTCTTGATAGACACTTGGAGTCCATTCACATTGTACAGTCACGTAGAAAGGATGAAATTGTAAATGCTTCAAATCGGCAAAGGCAAGGAGTTCCTAGATGCCAAGATGACAGAG ATGTTTTTGCCCTTGCTTCAGCAATTAAAGAGATGTGTGTAGCTACTCGGAAAGCACGCACTACCCTGTGGTGTGCACTGCAGATGACCTTGCCAAAAACAGTCAGCACAGCTGGCCAAGCAGATGTGGAAAAGGCTTTACAAGATATAGTAAACTGTGAAGATAAAGTCCATGAAAGCATAAATAGTAgcaatccaatgaaccagagaggtgaagtaaacaaacattaa